One genomic window of Acidobacteriota bacterium includes the following:
- a CDS encoding M67 family metallopeptidase, with protein MSVKLTTDHLKTIREHGERTFPEECGGLLLGVIENGVRVIREVLPLENIRKDSRHNRVEISPLDYAKAERQAAKRDLGVWGYYHSHPNHPAVPSGFDLEHAPLIEWSYLIVSVRDGKAEEVRAWTVRDDRSQFDEEEIIQL; from the coding sequence ATGAGTGTAAAACTGACGACAGATCATTTGAAAACGATCCGGGAACATGGCGAACGGACTTTTCCCGAAGAATGTGGCGGCTTGCTGCTGGGCGTGATTGAAAACGGCGTGCGCGTGATTCGTGAAGTGTTGCCGCTGGAAAACATTCGCAAAGATTCGCGGCACAACCGCGTGGAAATCAGCCCGCTGGATTACGCCAAAGCGGAACGCCAGGCGGCGAAACGAGACTTGGGCGTGTGGGGCTATTACCATTCGCACCCGAATCATCCGGCTGTGCCTTCCGGGTTTGACCTGGAACACGCGCCGTTGATCGAATGGTCGTATTTGATTGTTTCCGTTCGCGACGGCAAGGCCGAAGAAGTCCGCGCCTGGACTGTACGCGACGACCGTTCGCAGTTTGACGAAGAAGAGATTATTCAACTTTGA
- a CDS encoding cysteine synthase family protein, protein MPTKSATAVVGVGASSLPELIGNTPLLRLNNLNPNPKVEIYAKAEWANPGGSVKDRPALNMIRQAERSGLLTREKTIIDATSGNTGIAYAMLGAALGYKVELCLPQNASAERKRILQVYGAHVVLTDPMAGTDGAILEVRRRVAETPNKYVYLDQYNNAANWQSHYETTAPEIYHQTGGRITHFVAGLGTSGTFVGVSRRLRELKPSVRLVSMQPDSPYHGLEGMKHMPTAIVPGIYDSTLADIEMEIQTEDAHAMTRQLAKDEGWFVGVSAAANIVAALNVASQIESGVIVTILCDGGSRYLSDKFWTEE, encoded by the coding sequence ATGCCTACCAAAAGCGCCACTGCTGTTGTCGGTGTCGGCGCATCCTCTTTGCCTGAACTCATCGGGAACACCCCACTTCTCAGGCTCAACAATCTCAATCCAAATCCCAAGGTTGAAATTTATGCCAAAGCAGAGTGGGCCAATCCCGGTGGTTCGGTCAAAGATCGCCCGGCGTTGAACATGATTCGCCAAGCCGAGCGTTCCGGATTGCTGACCAGGGAAAAAACCATCATTGACGCGACCAGCGGCAATACGGGAATTGCCTATGCGATGCTCGGCGCTGCGCTTGGTTACAAAGTTGAATTATGTTTGCCGCAAAACGCCAGTGCTGAACGCAAACGCATCTTGCAGGTATACGGCGCGCATGTGGTGCTGACCGATCCGATGGCTGGAACCGATGGCGCAATTCTGGAAGTCCGTCGCCGCGTAGCCGAAACCCCGAACAAATACGTTTACCTGGATCAATACAACAACGCCGCGAACTGGCAATCACATTACGAAACCACCGCGCCGGAGATTTATCATCAAACCGGCGGGCGTATTACCCACTTTGTCGCGGGGTTGGGAACCAGCGGAACCTTCGTCGGCGTCAGCCGGCGGTTGCGTGAATTGAAGCCCTCGGTTCGATTGGTCTCTATGCAACCGGATTCGCCGTATCACGGTCTGGAAGGCATGAAACACATGCCGACCGCGATTGTGCCGGGTATTTACGATTCGACATTGGCGGACATAGAGATGGAAATCCAAACTGAAGATGCCCACGCAATGACTCGTCAATTGGCAAAAGACGAAGGCTGGTTCGTAGGCGTTTCGGCTGCCGCAAACATTGTGGCGGCATTGAACGTTGCCTCACAGATTGAAAGCGGTGTGATCGTTACCATTCTTTGCGATGGCGGCAGTCGCTACTTGAGCGATAAATTCTGGACAGAAGAATGA
- a CDS encoding peroxiredoxin, with amino-acid sequence MSIRIGDTAPDFTAQTNEGTINFHEWLGDSWGVLFSHPKDFTPVCTTELGEAARLKPEFDKRNVKIIGLSVDPADSHNKWAEDIKETQGQALNFPVIADSDKKVSDLYEMIHPNASDTFTVRSVFVIGPDKKVKLTLTYPASTGRNFAEILRVIDSLQLTAKYSVATPVNWKNGDDCIIVPAVSDEAAKEKFPGGWKTLKPYLRIVPQPGK; translated from the coding sequence ATGTCTATTCGCATAGGCGACACAGCGCCCGATTTTACAGCGCAAACCAATGAAGGGACCATCAACTTTCATGAATGGCTCGGTGATAGCTGGGGCGTTTTATTTTCGCACCCAAAGGATTTTACCCCGGTTTGCACCACAGAATTGGGCGAAGCCGCACGGTTAAAACCCGAATTCGACAAACGCAACGTCAAGATCATCGGCTTGAGCGTTGATCCGGCAGATTCCCACAACAAATGGGCCGAGGACATCAAGGAAACACAAGGCCAGGCACTGAACTTTCCCGTCATTGCGGATTCTGACAAAAAAGTTTCCGACTTGTACGAAATGATCCACCCAAACGCCAGCGATACCTTCACGGTGCGTTCGGTGTTTGTCATTGGCCCGGATAAGAAGGTGAAACTGACCCTGACCTACCCGGCCAGCACCGGGCGCAACTTCGCGGAAATTTTGCGCGTCATTGATTCCCTGCAACTGACGGCCAAATACAGCGTGGCGACTCCGGTCAACTGGAAAAACGGCGATGATTGCATCATCGTTCCGGCGGTGTCGGACGAAGCAGCCAAGGAAAAATTCCCTGGCGGATGGAAAACGCTGAAGCCTTATTTGCGCATTGTGCCGCAACCCGGCAAATAA
- a CDS encoding threonine synthase: protein MSYVKGLKCRECGAQYKLEAVAICEECFGPLEVYYDYEAIKTKLTREEIAGRQKTMWRYRELLPLENDPTVGLNTGCTPLVRAARLAKALGVGELFIKNDAVQHPTLSFKDRVVAVALSKAREFKFEAVGCASTGNLANSVAANAAAAGFPAYILIPDNLEKSKITATQIYGANVVPVKGNYDDVNRLCSEIAGRYPIAFVNVNLRPFYGEGSKTFGYEIAEQLGWQAPDAVVVPMAGGSLITKIYKAFGELSKIGLIEEAQTRFFGAQAAGCNPIAAAVKAGTRDIRPVKPNTIAKSLAIGNPADGYFATGVITNTGGWSEDVTDAEIISAMKLLAETEGIFTETAGGTTLAVTKKLIEQGRLSAKDRIVIAITGNGLKTQEALTLEDLKSIEPKLSAFESAAGFTRAVTAAA from the coding sequence ATGAGTTATGTAAAAGGATTGAAATGTCGTGAATGCGGCGCACAGTACAAATTGGAAGCAGTGGCGATTTGCGAAGAATGCTTTGGGCCGCTGGAAGTATATTACGATTACGAGGCGATCAAAACAAAACTGACGCGCGAAGAAATCGCCGGTCGTCAGAAAACCATGTGGCGGTATCGTGAACTGCTGCCGTTGGAAAATGATCCCACGGTTGGATTGAACACAGGATGTACACCGCTCGTCCGTGCCGCGCGGTTAGCCAAAGCGCTCGGTGTGGGCGAGCTTTTCATCAAAAACGACGCGGTGCAGCATCCCACCCTGTCGTTCAAAGATCGCGTCGTTGCGGTCGCGCTGTCCAAAGCGCGCGAATTCAAGTTTGAAGCCGTCGGATGCGCTTCCACCGGCAACCTGGCCAATTCGGTCGCAGCCAATGCCGCCGCAGCAGGCTTTCCCGCCTACATTTTGATTCCTGACAATCTGGAAAAAAGCAAAATCACCGCCACGCAGATTTACGGTGCCAACGTCGTCCCGGTTAAAGGCAACTACGACGACGTCAACCGCCTGTGCAGCGAAATCGCGGGCCGGTACCCAATTGCTTTCGTCAACGTCAACCTGCGCCCGTTTTACGGCGAAGGCTCAAAGACATTTGGCTACGAAATCGCAGAACAGCTCGGCTGGCAGGCGCCCGATGCTGTTGTCGTGCCGATGGCCGGCGGTTCGCTGATCACGAAAATTTACAAAGCTTTCGGCGAGCTATCGAAAATCGGTTTGATTGAAGAAGCCCAAACGCGCTTTTTTGGCGCGCAAGCCGCTGGCTGCAATCCTATTGCCGCCGCTGTCAAAGCAGGCACGCGCGACATTCGCCCGGTCAAACCAAATACGATTGCGAAATCTCTGGCCATCGGAAACCCGGCAGACGGTTATTTCGCCACCGGAGTCATCACGAACACGGGCGGCTGGTCCGAAGACGTGACGGATGCTGAAATTATCAGCGCCATGAAGTTGCTAGCTGAAACTGAAGGCATTTTCACCGAAACGGCTGGCGGAACGACGCTGGCCGTGACTAAAAAGCTGATCGAACAAGGCCGCCTGAGCGCCAAAGATCGCATCGTCATCGCCATCACCGGCAACGGTCTGAAGACGCAGGAAGCGTTGACGCTGGAAGACCTGAAATCCATTGAACCGAAGTTGTCGGCGTTTGAAAGTGCCGCCGGATTCACGCGCGCCGTAACCGCCGCTGCATAA
- a CDS encoding MoaD/ThiS family protein, whose translation MPQTVIIPTPLRKFTQDTELVQVQGATIGEVFTQLEAAYPGIQARLCETNGELRRFINVYVDGEDIRFLEGLNTGLADKAEISIVPAIAGG comes from the coding sequence ATGCCGCAAACCGTAATCATCCCAACGCCGCTGCGTAAGTTCACGCAAGACACAGAACTTGTGCAGGTGCAAGGCGCAACCATCGGCGAAGTCTTTACCCAACTCGAAGCCGCGTATCCAGGCATTCAAGCTCGTTTATGCGAAACCAATGGCGAACTGCGCCGCTTCATCAACGTATACGTGGACGGCGAAGACATTCGCTTTCTGGAAGGCCTGAACACCGGCTTGGCCGATAAAGCTGAAATTTCCATCGTGCCCGCCATCGCTGGCGGTTGA
- a CDS encoding zinc ribbon domain-containing protein, whose translation MFCPGCAIQITDDTKFCKNCGANLRGVREAMTTRGEQFDWSKTWVADMFMSQEERERRRGITPEHKRNNEIKGGVITTLAGLGAMIFLYYLLGAVASNEPNAGDAEIIRRVWLAGLVPFLVGIGILFNGLFLSKPRAKSQPHPQFQPPADYQLPARTTNELLESSATDFSVIEHTTAHLPEKKEAIYAQRREDQP comes from the coding sequence ATGTTTTGCCCAGGATGCGCGATTCAAATCACGGACGATACCAAATTCTGCAAAAACTGCGGCGCGAACCTGCGCGGCGTGCGCGAAGCCATGACTACGCGTGGCGAGCAATTTGACTGGTCGAAAACCTGGGTGGCGGATATGTTCATGTCCCAGGAAGAGCGGGAACGCCGTCGCGGCATCACGCCGGAACACAAACGCAACAACGAAATCAAAGGCGGCGTCATCACCACCCTGGCGGGCCTGGGCGCAATGATCTTTCTTTACTATTTGCTGGGAGCCGTGGCGAGTAACGAACCCAACGCTGGGGATGCAGAAATCATTCGCCGGGTTTGGTTGGCTGGCCTAGTGCCGTTTCTGGTCGGCATCGGCATTCTGTTCAACGGCCTTTTCCTCAGCAAACCCAGAGCCAAATCACAACCACATCCGCAATTTCAACCGCCCGCTGATTATCAACTTCCGGCCCGAACCACCAACGAACTGCTTGAGTCTTCCGCAACGGATTTCAGCGTCATCGAACACACGACAGCTCATTTGCCGGAAAAGAAAGAAGCCATTTACGCCCAGCGCAGGGAAGATCAGCCATAA